Proteins from a genomic interval of Quercus robur chromosome 9, dhQueRobu3.1, whole genome shotgun sequence:
- the LOC126698112 gene encoding uncharacterized protein LOC126698112 yields the protein MSCEKPVNSPLYLDTSTCNYNDKSSSISDSKRYRYLKVGITIASQVEESCKVEKMFRTSWPRSDDSNISCKDVHNELVYGFELSWLERNCESYCARDCDYCYLNDSNRVQCISTGLLERILYQLLEWSYSYETYNAEWWYYLVQNIGWLYYGPDSGVAGEVSISKKLFEG from the exons ATGAGCTGTGAAAAACCAGTGAATTCTCCATTGTATTTGGACACTTCTACTTGCAATTATAATGACAAATCTTCTTCTATATCTGATTCCAAGAGGTATAGATATCTTAAAGTTGGTATAACCATCGCATCCCAAGTGGAGGAGTCGTGCAAAGTAGAGAAGATGTTTCGGACATCGTGGCCAAGAAGTGATGATTCAAATATTTCCTGTAAGGACGTCCACAATGAATTGGTATATGGTTTTGAGCTTTCATGGCTCGAAAGAAATTGTGAAAGTTATTGCGCAAGAGACTGCGATTACTGCTACCTCAATGATTCGAACCGTGTTCAATGCATCAGTACTG GATTGCTTGAACGTATCCTATATCAACTCCTAG AATGGAGCTATAGCTATGAAACATATAATGCAGAATGGTggtattacttagtccaaaatATAGGATGGTTGTATTATGGACCAGATTCAGGAGTAGCAGGTGAGgtttctatctcaaaaaaattgtttgaaggATAG